The genomic DNA accttAGATCAGTTTAGACATGGCTTTTTGCTGTACTTGTGTAATTGTCCATGGGTGCACCTGCTTGTGGAAGAAACTGTATTGAGTGATAGCAAAAGAATGGTGGTTGATTTACATTCTTCGTTGTAGAAGCTGTAGTGTTGAATTAACCTAGTGTAGGTTCCTTTCCAATGACGATTGACAGAACATTGGACTTCAGTTAGCAGGTTTGTTCTTCTGGTGAAGTCCTTTCTCATGGTGAATGCGGACTGTTAATTTAGCTCTCAAACTGGACAGGCTAATAACACTCCTACTGTCCTCCATACTACAGTAATATttctctacagacagacacagcagggaGAAACTGAATCTTATAATAAACTGTGCAGACAATGTTCAGATGCAGTCCAAAATCTTCATCTTCAGCTATAAAGTAAGATGTGTGTgcgtataataataataataataataataataataataatttggtggcTGCTATTTCAAGTGTTTTTTCCATATCCAAATTCACCCTGAGACCCCCTTCGGAGAGATAAGTCACGGCCAGTGTCTGCCAACGCAACCCTGGAGAAGTtcaggttaagtgccttgctcaagggcacatcgaccaatttttcaccttgtcggctcagggattcaaactagaAACCTCTGCCAACGCTCTAAATGCTAGGCTACCTTCtacctgtgcgtgtgtgtacacaaTCGCGTGCCAGTGTGAGGGTGTTAGTTAATACATCCAGTCTGCAGCCTGGATAGCAGTGGGGGTCACACAAACACCCCACCTAcgctctctacacacacacacacacaactctattcACCTCTGTGGAATCTCTCCAAGGCCAAGAGCTGGAGATGTTCTATCTACAAACATCTAAGAGAGATCTTCAGGGTTCAGCTATAATAGCTCTGCTAatatccacccacacacacacaggaaaaagACAGCTTTTAACACAGTTACACCACAGAGAGCAGGACCCAGCACAACTGTTAGAAGACTGGAAATGGTTGAGAGGGATAGAAAGAATGTGtgatcaggggttaggggtcgGCGTGAGAGGTTACCTGCGGAcaccatgttgtgtgtgtgtgtggaggcggAGGAGGGCAGGCAGTCGGCAGCGGAGGCGTGGTGCATGAGGAGGGGCAGGGAGTCTCCTGCCAGGGTGGTGAAGGAGTCCGCGCTGAACGCCTGGCACGACATCACGATGATCTCACAACCTCCTTCTCACCTGGATAGGATCAGGAAGATTGACCTTCCCTGCACTTAGCTGTTCTCAGGTAGACACTCAGGTGCTGACCTCTTGTCGTTTCTTCCCTGGACAGGTAAAAGCTGCTGTGCTTGGCTGGTCCCCTCTCCTTCTGCTTCCTATGTGTCTGTCACCTGGCCAGTATCTGCTCTGTTCCCCTCCCTGGCCTCCCTGTGAGCCCACCTGAGTGACGCCCGCCTGTCTACTGCAGGTATTTATACCCCACCCTTCTCTGCCCCCCCCACCACCGCCACCTCATCCTTGTTAATACCCGCCCCGCCACCCAACCCCCCATAGCTGTGGTTGTATCTGACCCTTTGCCTCCAGCCAGTGCCGGGAAAAGCCTGGATTAGTAGCAGAGAGAATTGGGTAACTTAATCTTCTCTCTAGGTGGGTCTCTTtaggcccccctctctctcaatccatttatttctctctctttgggTGTCTGTCTCTATTTCCATGCTATTTTTATGATGTGGATGGATATTCTGAGCACcagactctatagggaacagatattCCCATCGGATTCCATTTCAAACTCTTATGTTTATGAGAAGAAACTGTGCTAGGGTAACATGTGTAAAGACAGAATAGTCATGAGTGCTGCTGGAAAAAGAAGGCACACTACATACATCAATAGTATAAAACATTTACATCTATAGGTTTTAAACTTAATTTATACTTTCTTTATGAGCTTTCTAGCAATGTCCCTCCCTGCAGAACTGAATACTAGACTAAGAAAACTTCTAGCAATACATTTTAATTAATTTAAGCTTTTTTTTATGTGATTGACCTGGTTTGTAGTGAAAGaagcagtgtgtgtttatgtgtgtgtttgtactctAACCATCTGTCTGGCAGGATTAGGAGGGGAAGTGGAGAGGATGTGCCTGGCATTGTTTTGGCATTGTCTATTATGTTAGTATTGTATCAAATAGGTTGGTATTGGGTGTGTATTGTGTTAGTATTGTATCAAATAGGTTGGTATTGGGTGTGTATTATGTTAGTATTGTATCAAATAGGTTGGTATTGGGTGTGTATTGTGTTAGTATTGTATCAAATAGGTTGGTATTGGGTGTGTATTGTGTTAGTATTGTATCAAGTAGGTTGGTATTGGGTGTGTATTGTGTTAGTATTGTATCAAATAGGTTGGTATTGGGTGTGTATTGTGTTAGTATTGTATCAAGTAGGTTGGTATTGGGTGTGTATTGTGTTAGTATTGTATCAAGTAGGTTGGTATTGGGTGTGTATTGTGTTAGTATTGTATCAAGTAGGTTGGTATTGGGTGTGTATTGTGTTAGTATTGTATCAAATAGGTTGGTATTGGGTGTGTATTGTGTTAGTATTGTATCAAATAGGTTGGTATTGTGTAAGTATTGTATCAAGTAGGTTGGTATTGGGTGTGTATTGTGTTAGTATTGTATCAAGTAGGTTGGTATTGGGTGTGTATTGTGTTAGTATTGTATCAAATAGGTTGGTATTGGGTGTGTATTGTGTTAATATTGTATCAAGTAGGTTGGTATTGGGTGTGTATTGTGTTAGTATTGTATCAAGTAGGTTGGTATTGGGTGTGTATTGTGTTAGTATTGTATCAAATAGGTTGGTATTGGGTGTGTATTGTGTTAATATTGTATCAAGTAGGTTGGTATTGTATTAATATTGTATCAAGTAGGTTGGTATTGGGTGTGTATTGTGTTAGTATTGTATCAAGTAGGTTGGTATTGGGTGTGCATTGTGTTAGTATTGTATCAAGTAGGTTGGTATTGGGTGTGTATTGTGTTAGTATTGTATCAAATAGGTTGGTATTGGGTGTGTATTGTGTTAGTATTGTATCAAGTAGGTTGGTATTGGGTGTGTATTGTGTTAATATTGTATCAAGTAGGTTGGTATTGGGTGTGCATTGTGTTAGTATTGTATCAAGTAGGTTGGTATTGGGTGTGTATTGTGTTAGTATTGTATCAAATAGGTTGGTATTGGGTGTGTATTGTGTTAGTATTGTATCAAGTAGGTTGGTATTGGGTGTGTATTGTGTTAATATTGTATCAAGTAGGTTGGTATTGGGTGTGTATTGTGTTAATATTGTATCAAATAGGTTGGTATTGGGTGTGTATTGTGTTAGTATTGTATCAAGTAGGTTGGTATTGGGTGTGTATTGTGTTAGTATTGTATCAAGTAGGTTGGTATTGGGTGTGTATTGTGTTAATATTGTATCAAATAGGTTGGTATTGGGTGTGTATTGTGTTAGTATTGTATCAAATAGGTTGGTATTGGGTGTGTATTGTGTTAGTATTGTATCAAGTAGGTTGGTATTGGGTGTGTATTGTGTTAGTATTGTATCAAGTAGGTTGGTATTGGGTGTGTATTGTGTTAGTATTGTATCAAATAGGTTGGTATTGGGTGTGTATTGTGTTAGGTTGGTATTGGGTGTGTATTGTGTTAGTATTGTATCAAATAGGTTGGTATTGGGTGTGTATTGTGTTAGTATTGTATCAAATAGGTTGGTATTGGGTGTGTATTGTGTTAGTATTGTATCAAATAGGTTGGTATTGGGTGTGTATTGTGTTAATATTGTATCAAGTAGGTTGGTATTGGGTGTGTATTGTGTTAATATTGTATCAAGTAGGTTGGTATTGGGTGTGTATTGTGTTAGTATTGTATCAAGTAGGTTGGTATTGGGTGTGTATTGTGTTAGTATTGTATCAAATAGGTTGGTATTGGGTGTGTATTGTGTTAGTATTGTATCAAATAGGTTGGTATTGGGTGTGTATTGTGTTAATATTGTATCAAGTAGGTTGGTATTGGGTGTGTATTGTGTTAATATTGTATCAAATAGGTTGGTATTGGGTGTGTATTGTGTTAATATTGTATCAAATAGGTTGGTATTGGGTGTGTATTGTGTTAGGTTGGTATTGGGTGTGTATTGTGTTAGTATTGTATCAAATAGGTTGGTATTGGGTGTGTATTGTGTTAGTATTGTATCAAATAGGTTGGTATTGGGTGTGTATTGTGTTAGTATTGTATCAAATAGGTTGGTATTGGGTGTGTATTGTGTTAGTATTGTATCAAGTAGGTTGGTATTGGGTGTGTATTGTGTTAATATTGTATCAAATAGGTTGGTATTGGGTGTGTATTGTGTTAATATTGTATCAAGTAGGTTGGTATTGGGTGTGTATTGTGTTAATATTGTATCAAGCAGGTTGGTATTGGGTGTGTATTGTGTTAGTATTGTATCAAGTAGGTTGGTATTGGGTGTGTATTGTGTTAATATTGTATCAAATAGGTTGGTATTGGGTGTGTATTGTGCTAGCATTGTATCAAATAGGTTGGTATTGGGTGTGTATTGTGTGGGCTCtatgtgtgttaactgtgttcgcATGAAAGACAACAGAAGTCATCTCTGATTAGTAGTTCATCTGGAGACGCGTGCCTGCATGAGTTTCTCTCTGGCCCTGAGTCACTCTGCTGGTGAAAAGACTTCAGTCCAGCTGTTGTTTTTGTGGTGATTATAGTGAGAGTTAAACCAGTGAAGTCACACTGTTGTTTAAGAGACAATAAGCTGTAGTTGTAGGGAGAGAAGGTGGGCAGCAGGTGAGCTGATGTCACCACCTAGCCAGAAGTCAGAGCATCATGTGGGCACGCtccaacctgcctcacaaccCCACAAGCCATACTGATGTACCCTAATAGATCAAATTGATTTGAAAAACTTAGAAAACAAGCAGTGAACACACTACAATACCATTTTAAACTGTCAAAATGGATAAATCATGGTTTATCCCTATGCCTTTGGCAAGGTGCTTAGTTGCGGTtcaaatgtgtgtgtctgtcctcagCAAGGTGTTTAGCTGTCTAACCATTTCCAGAGGAGCAGGCCCTTTAACCACAGTGAATAAACTCGGTAATGTCCCCTACTGTAAATACTCATGTCTGGATGGAACAAGCTGGATTCTTGGAGCAGAGAGAAAGAATACTGgtaaacaggagagaggagaagcaGGGTAGAgcgaggggttagggagggtagagcgaggggttagggagggtagagcgaggggttagggagggtagagcgaggggttagggagggtagagcgaggggttagggagggtagagCGAGGGTAGAgcgaggggttagggagggtagagcgaggggttagggaggggatagagggaggggttagggaggggttagggagggtagagCGAGGGGttagggaaggtagagagaggtgagtcAGGGGaaagaggggttagggagggcaaagagaggggttagggagggtaagagaggggttagggagggtgggtgaggggtaaagagaggggttagggagggtggagaggttagggagggtaaagagtggggttagggagggtagagagtggggttagggagggtaaagaggggttagggagggtaaagaggggttagggagggtaaagaggggttagggagggtaaagaggggttagggagggtaaagaggggttagggagggtaaagaggggtgagggagggtaaagaggggtgagggagggtaaagaggggggagggaggggaaagagaggggtgagggagggtaaagagaggggtgagggagggtaaagagaggagtgagggagggtaaagagaggagtgagggagggtaaagagaggggtgagggagggtaaagagaggggtgagggagggtaaagagaggggtgagggagggtaaagagaggggtgagggagggtaaagagaggggtgagggagggtaaagagaggggtgagggagggtaaagagaggggtggggttggggAGGGTAAAGGGTGGGGTTGGGGAGGGTAAAGAGTGGGGTTGGGGAGGGTAAAGAGTGGGGTGAGGGAGGGTAAAGAGTGGGGTGGGGTTGGGGAGGGTAAAGAGTGGGGTTGGGGAGGGTAAAGAGTGGGGTTGGGGAGGGTAAAGagtggggttagggagggtaacGAGAGGGGTTAGGCAGGGTAACGAGAGGGGTTTGGCAGGGTAACGAGAGGGGTTTGGCAGGGTaacgagaggggttggggagggtaaagagtggggttagggagggcagagagaggggtttGGCAGGGTAacgagaggggttagggagggtaaagagaggggttagggagggtaaagAGTGGGGTTGGGGAGGGTAAAGAGTGGGGTTGGGGAGGGTAAAGAGTGGGGTTGGGGAGGGTAAAGAGTGGGGTTGGGGAGTGTATAAAGAGGGGTTAGGAGGGTAAAGAGGGGTTAGGAGGGTAAagaggggttagggggttagggcaAAAGATTAGGAGGGTAAAGagtggggttagggagggtaaagagtggggttagggagggtaaagagtggggttagggagggtaaagagtggggttagggagggtaaagagaggggttagggagggtaaagAGTGGGGTTAGGGGGTAAAGAGTGGGGTTAGGGGGTAAAGATAAATTGGGGGGATaaaggggtggggttaggggggGGTAAAGAGTGGGGTTAGGGGGTAAAGAGTGGGCGAAAAGAGTGGGGTTGGGGGGTAAAGAGTGGGGTTAGGGGGTAAAGAGAAATGGGGTTAGGGGTAAAGAAGGGGGTGAGGGTAAAGAGGGGGTAAATAGGTGGGGTaaagagaggggttaggggggTAAAGAGGAAAAGGGGAGGGTAAGAAGGGGTAAAGGGTAAGGGGTTGGGGAGGGcggagagaggggttggggagggtggagagaggggttgggagggcggagaggggttagggagggcggagagaggggttaggagggtaaagagggggttagggagggtaaagagtggggttagggagggtaaagAGATGGGTTAGGGAGGATGGGTGAGGGGTTAGGAGGGTAAAGAGAGGGTTAGGAGGGcaaagagaggggttagggagggcaaagaggggttagggagggtaaagagtggggttagggagggtaaagagtggggttagggagggtaaagAGTGGGGTTAGGAGGGTAAAGAGTGGGGTTAGGGGGGTAAAGagtggggttagggagggtaaagATAAATTAGGGGGTAAAGATTAGGGGGTAAAGAGTAGGGTTAGGGGGTAAAGAGTGGGGTTGGGGGGGTAAAGATAAATAGGGGGCAAAGAGTGGGTTAGGGGGTAAAGAGTGGGGTTAGGGGGGTAAAGAGGTTAGGGGGGTAAAAAAGAGTGGGGTTAGGGGGTAAAGAGGGGTTAGGTGGGGTaaagagaggggttaggggggggtaaagagatgggtgggtgaggggttagggagggtaaagagaggggttggggagggtaaagagaggggttggggagggtggagagaggggttggggagggcggagagaggggttggggagggcggagagaggggttggggagggcggagagaggggttagggagggtaacgagaggggttagggagggtaacGAGAGGGGTTATGGAGGGTAAAGagtggggttagggagggtaaagaatggggttagggagggtaaagAGTGGGGTTAGGTAGGGCAAATAGGGGTTAGGGAGGGCAACGAGAGGGGTTTGGCAGGGTAacgagaggggttagggagggtaagAGGGTTTAGGGAAGGTAAAGAGGGTTTAGGGAAGGTaaagaggggttagggagggtaaagaggggttagggagggtaaagAGGGGTTAGGGAGCGAGGGGAGAGGTGTTAGGGAGGGcggagagaggtaagagaggggtgagggagggtaaagagaggggtgagggagggtaaagagaggggttagggagggtaaagagaggggttagggagggtaaagagaagggttagggagggcggagagaggggttatggagggcggagagaggggttagggatggcggagagagaggttggggagggtaaagagaggggttggggatggTAAAGCGAGGGGTTGGGGAGGGTAAAGCGAGGGGTTGGGGAGGGTAAAGCGAGGGGTTGGGGAGGGTAAAGCGAGGGGTTGGGGAGGGTAAAGCCAGGAGTTGGGGAGGGTAAAGccaggggttagggagggtaaagccaggggttagggagggtaaagagaggggttagggagggtaaagaggggttagggagggtaaagagtggggttagggagggtaaagAGGGGGTTGGGGAGGGTAAAGAGGGGGTCAGGAGGGTAAAGAGTGGGGTTGGGGAGGGTAAAGATGGGGTTGGGGAGGGTAAAGAGTGGGGTGGGGAGGGTAAAGAGATG from Oncorhynchus keta strain PuntledgeMale-10-30-2019 chromosome 7, Oket_V2, whole genome shotgun sequence includes the following:
- the LOC127931116 gene encoding uncharacterized protein LOC127931116 isoform X12, encoding MLVLYQIGWYWVCIVLVLYQIGWYWVCIMLVLYQIGWYWVCIVLVLYQIGWYWVCIVLVLYQVGWYWVCIVLVLYQIGWYWVCIVLVLYQVGWYWVCIVLVLYQVGWYWVCIVLVLYQVGWYWVCIVLVLYQIGWYWVCIVLVLYQIGWYWVCIVLVLYQVGWYWVCIVLVLYQIGWYWVCIVLILYQVGWYWVCIVLVLYQVGWYWVCIVLVLYQIGWYWVCIVLILYQVGWYWVCIVLVLYQVGWYWVCIVLVLYQIGWYWVCIVLVLYQVGWYWVCIVLVLYQVGWYWVCIVLVLYQIGWYWVCIVLVLYQVGWYWVCIVLILYQVGWYWVCIVLILYQIGWYWVCIVLVLYQVGWYWVCIVLVLYQVGWYWVCIVLVLYQIGWYWVCIVLVLYQVGWYWVCIVLVLYQVGWYWVCIVLVLYQIGWYWVCIVLGWYWVCIVLVLYQIGWYWVCIVLVLYQIGWYWVCIVLVLYQIGWYWVCIVLILYQVGWYWVCIVLILYQVGWYWVCIVLVLYQIGWYWVCIVLILYQVGWYWVCIVLVLYQIGWYWVCIVLVLYQIGWYWVCIVLVLYQIGWYWVCIVLVLYQVGWYWVCIVLILYQVGWYWVCIVLILYQAGWYWVCIVLVLYQVGWYWVCIVLILYQIGWYWVCIVLALYQIGWYWVCIVWALCVLTVFA
- the LOC127931116 gene encoding uncharacterized protein LOC127931116 isoform X18, whose protein sequence is MLVLYQIGWYWVCIVLVLYQIGWYWVCIMLVLYQIGWYWVCIVLVLYQIGWYWVCIVLVLYQVGWYWVCIVLVLYQIGWYWVCIVLVLYQVGWYWVCIVLVLYQVGWYWVCIVLVLYQVGWYWVCIVLVLYQIGWYWVCIVLVLYQIGWYWVCIVLVLYQVGWYWVCIVLVLYQIGWYWVCIVLILYQVGWYWVCIVLVLYQVGWYWVCIVLVLYQIGWYWVCIVLILYQVGWYWVCIVLVLYQVGWYWVCIVLVLYQIGWYWVCIVLVLYQVGWYWVCIVLVLYQVGWYWVCIVLVLYQIGWYWVCIVLVLYQVGWYWVCIVLILYQVGWYWVCIVLILYQIGWYWVCIVLVLYQVGWYWVCIVLVLYQVGWYWVCIVLVLYQIGWYWVCIVLVLYQVGWYWVCIVLVLYQVGWYWVCIVLVLYQIGWYWVCIVLGWYWVCIVLVLYQIGWYWVCIVLVLYQIGWYWVCIVLILYQVGWYWVCIVLVLYQVGWYWVCIVLVLYQIGWYWVCIVLVLYQIGWYWVCIVLILYQVGWYWVCIVLVLYQIGWYWVCIVLVLYQIGWYWVCIVLVLYQIGWYWVCIVLVLYQVGWYWVCIVLILYQVGWYWVCIVLILYQAGWYWVCIVLVLYQVGWYWVCIVLILYQIGWYWVCIVLALYQIGWYWVCIVWALCVLTVFA
- the LOC127931116 gene encoding uncharacterized protein LOC127931116 isoform X33, whose amino-acid sequence is MLVLYQIGWYWVCIVLVLYQIGWYWVCIMLVLYQIGWYWVCIVLVLYQIGWYWVCIVLVLYQVGWYWVCIVLVLYQIGWYWVCIVLVLYQVGWYWVCIVLVLYQVGWYWVCIVLVLYQVGWYWVCIVLVLYQIGWYWVCIVLVLYQIGWYWVCIVLVLYQVGWYWVCIVLVLYQIGWYWVCIVLILYQVGWYWVCIVLVLYQVGWYWVCIVLVLYQIGWYWVCIVLILYQVGWYWVCIVLVLYQVGWYWVCIVLVLYQIGWYWVCIVLVLYQVGWYWVCIVLVLYQVGWYWVCIVLVLYQIGWYWVCIVLVLYQVGWYWVCIVLILYQVGWYWVCIVLILYQIGWYWVCIVLVLYQVGWYWVCIVLVLYQVGWYWVCIVLVLYQIGWYWVCIVLVLYQVGWYWVCIVLVLYQVGWYWVCIVLVLYQIGWYWVCIVLGWYWVCIVLVLYQIGWYWVCIVLVLYQIGWYWVCIVLVLYQIGWYWVCIVLVLYQIGWYWVCIVLVLYQIGWYWVCIVLILYQVGWYWVCIVLVLYQIGWYWVCIVLVLYQIGWYWVCIVLVLYQIGWYWVCIVLVLYQVGWYWVCIVLILYQVGWYWVCIVLILYQAGWYWVCIVLVLYQVGWYWVCIVLILYQIGWYWVCIVLALYQIGWYWVCIVWALCVLTVFA
- the LOC127931116 gene encoding uncharacterized protein LOC127931116 isoform X47 gives rise to the protein MLVLYQIGWYWVCIVLVLYQIGWYWVCIMLVLYQIGWYWVCIVLVLYQIGWYWVCIVLVLYQVGWYWVCIVLVLYQIGWYWVCIVLVLYQVGWYWVCIVLVLYQVGWYWVCIVLVLYQVGWYWVCIVLVLYQIGWYWVCIVLVLYQIGWYWVCIVLVLYQVGWYWVCIVLVLYQIGWYWVCIVLILYQVGWYWVCIVLVLYQVGWYWVCIVLVLYQIGWYWVCIVLILYQVGWYWVCIVLVLYQVGWYWVCIVLVLYQIGWYWVCIVLVLYQVGWYWVCIVLILYQVGWYWVCIVLVLYQIGWYWVCIVLVLYQVGWYWVCIVLILYQVGWYWVCIVLILYQVGWYWVCIVLILYQVGWYWVCIVLVLYQIGWYWVCIVLVLYQVGWYWVCIVLILYQVGWYWVCIVLILYQAGWYWVCIVLVLYQVGWYWVCIVLILYQIGWYWVCIVLALYQIGWYWVCIVWALCVLTVFA
- the LOC127931116 gene encoding uncharacterized protein LOC127931116 isoform X39; protein product: MLVLYQIGWYWVCIVLVLYQIGWYWVCIMLVLYQIGWYWVCIVLVLYQIGWYWVCIVLVLYQVGWYWVCIVLVLYQIGWYWVCIVLVLYQVGWYWVCIVLVLYQVGWYWVCIVLVLYQVGWYWVCIVLVLYQIGWYWVCIVLVLYQIGWYWVCIVLVLYQVGWYWVCIVLVLYQIGWYWVCIVLILYQVGWYWVCIVLVLYQVGWYWVCIVLVLYQIGWYWVCIVLILYQVGWYWVCIVLVLYQVGWYWVCIVLVLYQIGWYWVCIVLVLYQVGWYWVCIVLILYQVGWYWVCIVLVLYQIGWYWVCIVLVLYQVGWYWVCIVLILYQVGWYWVCIVLVLYQIGWYWVCIVLVLYQIGWYWVCIVLVLYQIGWYWVCIVLVLYQIGWYWVCIVLVLYQIGWYWVCIVLVLYQVGWYWVCIVLILYQVGWYWVCIVLILYQAGWYWVCIVLVLYQVGWYWVCIVLILYQIGWYWVCIVLALYQIGWYWVCIVWALCVLTVFA
- the LOC127931116 gene encoding uncharacterized protein LOC127931116 isoform X44 yields the protein MLVLYQIGWYWVCIVLVLYQIGWYWVCIMLVLYQIGWYWVCIVLVLYQIGWYWVCIVLVLYQVGWYWVCIVLVLYQIGWYWVCIVLVLYQVGWYWVCIVLVLYQVGWYWVCIVLVLYQVGWYWVCIVLVLYQIGWYWVCIVLVLYQIGWYWVCIVLVLYQVGWYWVCIVLVLYQIGWYWVCIVLILYQVGWYWVCIVLVLYQVGWYWVCIVLVLYQIGWYWVCIVLILYQVGWYWVCIVLVLYQVGWYWVCIVLVLYQIGWYWVCIVLVLYQVGWYWVCIVLILYQVGWYWVCIVLVLYQIGWYWVCIVLVLYQVGWYWVCIVLILYQVGWYWVCIVLVLYQIGWYWVCIVLVLYQIGWYWVCIVLVLYQIGWYWVCIVLVLYQIGWYWVCIVLVLYQVGWYWVCIVLILYQVGWYWVCIVLILYQAGWYWVCIVLVLYQVGWYWVCIVLILYQIGWYWVCIVLALYQIGWYWVCIVWALCVLTVFA
- the LOC127931116 gene encoding uncharacterized protein LOC127931116 isoform X2 translates to MLVLYQIGWYWVCIVLVLYQIGWYWVCIMLVLYQIGWYWVCIVLVLYQIGWYWVCIVLVLYQVGWYWVCIVLVLYQIGWYWVCIVLVLYQVGWYWVCIVLVLYQVGWYWVCIVLVLYQVGWYWVCIVLVLYQIGWYWVCIVLVLYQIGWYWVCIVLVLYQVGWYWVCIVLVLYQIGWYWVCIVLVLYQVGWYWVCIVLVLYQIGWYWVCIVLILYQVGWYWVCIVLVLYQVGWYWVCIVLVLYQIGWYWVCIVLVLYQVGWYWVCIVLVLYQVGWYWVCIVLVLYQIGWYWVCIVLVLYQVGWYWVCIVLILYQVGWYWVCIVLILYQIGWYWVCIVLVLYQVGWYWVCIVLVLYQVGWYWVCIVLVLYQIGWYWVCIVLVLYQVGWYWVCIVLVLYQVGWYWVCIVLVLYQIGWYWVCIVLGWYWVCIVLVLYQIGWYWVCIVLVLYQIGWYWVCIVLVLYQIGWYWVCIVLILYQVGWYWVCIVLILYQVGWYWVCIVLVLYQVGWYWVCIVLVLYQIGWYWVCIVLVLYQIGWYWVCIVLILYQVGWYWVCIVLVLYQIGWYWVCIVLVLYQIGWYWVCIVLVLYQIGWYWVCIVLVLYQVGWYWVCIVLILYQVGWYWVCIVLILYQAGWYWVCIVLVLYQVGWYWVCIVLILYQIGWYWVCIVLALYQIGWYWVCIVWALCVLTVFA
- the LOC127931116 gene encoding uncharacterized protein LOC127931116 isoform X10, encoding MLVLYQIGWYWVCIVLVLYQIGWYWVCIMLVLYQIGWYWVCIVLVLYQIGWYWVCIVLVLYQVGWYWVCIVLVLYQIGWYWVCIVLVLYQVGWYWVCIVLVLYQVGWYWVCIVLVLYQVGWYWVCIVLVLYQIGWYWVCIVLVLYQIGWYWVCIVLVLYQVGWYWVCIVLVLYQIGWYWVCIVLVLYQIGWYWVCIVLILYQVGWYWVCIVLVLYQVGWYWVCIVLVLYQIGWYWVCIVLVLYQVGWYWVCIVLVLYQVGWYWVCIVLVLYQIGWYWVCIVLVLYQVGWYWVCIVLILYQVGWYWVCIVLILYQIGWYWVCIVLVLYQVGWYWVCIVLVLYQVGWYWVCIVLVLYQIGWYWVCIVLVLYQVGWYWVCIVLVLYQVGWYWVCIVLVLYQIGWYWVCIVLGWYWVCIVLVLYQIGWYWVCIVLVLYQIGWYWVCIVLVLYQIGWYWVCIVLILYQVGWYWVCIVLILYQVGWYWVCIVLVLYQVGWYWVCIVLVLYQIGWYWVCIVLVLYQIGWYWVCIVLILYQVGWYWVCIVLVLYQIGWYWVCIVLVLYQIGWYWVCIVLVLYQIGWYWVCIVLVLYQVGWYWVCIVLILYQVGWYWVCIVLILYQAGWYWVCIVLVLYQVGWYWVCIVLILYQIGWYWVCIVLALYQIGWYWVCIVWALCVLTVFA
- the LOC127931116 gene encoding uncharacterized protein LOC127931116 isoform X9 codes for the protein MLVLYQIGWYWVCIVLVLYQIGWYWVCIMLVLYQIGWYWVCIVLVLYQIGWYWVCIVLVLYQVGWYWVCIVLVLYQIGWYWVCIVLVLYQVGWYWVCIVLVLYQVGWYWVCIVLVLYQVGWYWVCIVLVLYQIGWYWVCIVLVLYQIGWYWVCIVLVLYQVGWYWVCIVLVLYQVGWYWVCIVLVLYQIGWYWVCIVLILYQVGWYWVCIVLVLYQVGWYWVCIVLVLYQIGWYWVCIVLVLYQVGWYWVCIVLVLYQVGWYWVCIVLVLYQIGWYWVCIVLVLYQVGWYWVCIVLILYQVGWYWVCIVLILYQIGWYWVCIVLVLYQVGWYWVCIVLVLYQVGWYWVCIVLVLYQIGWYWVCIVLVLYQVGWYWVCIVLVLYQVGWYWVCIVLVLYQIGWYWVCIVLGWYWVCIVLVLYQIGWYWVCIVLVLYQIGWYWVCIVLVLYQIGWYWVCIVLILYQVGWYWVCIVLILYQVGWYWVCIVLVLYQVGWYWVCIVLVLYQIGWYWVCIVLVLYQIGWYWVCIVLILYQVGWYWVCIVLVLYQIGWYWVCIVLVLYQIGWYWVCIVLVLYQIGWYWVCIVLVLYQVGWYWVCIVLILYQVGWYWVCIVLILYQAGWYWVCIVLVLYQVGWYWVCIVLILYQIGWYWVCIVLALYQIGWYWVCIVWALCVLTVFA
- the LOC127931116 gene encoding uncharacterized protein LOC127931116 isoform X23, which gives rise to MLVLYQIGWYWVCIVLVLYQIGWYWVCIMLVLYQIGWYWVCIVLVLYQIGWYWVCIVLVLYQVGWYWVCIVLVLYQIGWYWVCIVLVLYQVGWYWVCIVLVLYQVGWYWVCIVLVLYQVGWYWVCIVLVLYQIGWYWVCIVLVLYQVGWYWVCIVLVLYQIGWYWVCIVLVLYQIGWYWVCIVLILYQVGWYWVCIVLVLYQVGWYWVCIVLVLYQIGWYWVCIVLVLYQVGWYWVCIVLVLYQVGWYWVCIVLVLYQIGWYWVCIVLVLYQVGWYWVCIVLILYQVGWYWVCIVLILYQIGWYWVCIVLVLYQVGWYWVCIVLVLYQVGWYWVCIVLVLYQIGWYWVCIVLVLYQVGWYWVCIVLVLYQVGWYWVCIVLVLYQIGWYWVCIVLGWYWVCIVLVLYQIGWYWVCIVLVLYQIGWYWVCIVLVLYQIGWYWVCIVLILYQVGWYWVCIVLILYQVGWYWVCIVLVLYQVGWYWVCIVLVLYQIGWYWVCIVLVLYQIGWYWVCIVLILYQVGWYWVCIVLVLYQIGWYWVCIVLVLYQIGWYWVCIVLVLYQIGWYWVCIVLVLYQVGWYWVCIVLILYQVGWYWVCIVLILYQAGWYWVCIVLVLYQVGWYWVCIVLILYQIGWYWVCIVLALYQIGWYWVCIVWALCVLTVFA